A single genomic interval of Helianthus annuus cultivar XRQ/B chromosome 13, HanXRQr2.0-SUNRISE, whole genome shotgun sequence harbors:
- the LOC110898808 gene encoding high mobility group B protein 1 has protein sequence MKGAKGKGAAKRDALKPVDDRKVGKKKAPAKAAKTKGGKAAKDPNKPKRPPSAFFVFLEEFRVTFKKENPNVKAVSAVGKAGGEKWKSMSAAEKAPYEAKAAKRKTEYEKVMKAYNKKQESEADDVEEESDKSKSEVDEESGQEDDEEEDDDDEDDD, from the exons ATGAAGGGTGCCAAGGGTAAAGGGGCTGCAAAAAGAGATGCTTTGAAGCCTGTTGATGACAG AAAAGTAGGGAAGAAAAAGGCTCCTGCTAAGGCAGCCAAGACGAAAGGTGGGAAAGCAGCTAAAGATCCTAACAAGCCGAAGAGACCACCAAGTGCTTTCTTCGTTTTCCT TGAGGAGTTTAGAGTAACATTCAAGAAAGAAAATCCTAATGTCAAGGCTGTGTCAGCA gtTGGGAAAGCTGGGGGCGAGAAGTGGAAATCCATGAGTGCAGCT GAAAAAGCTCCTTATGAAGCCAAAGCTGCAAAAAGGAAAACcgagtatgagaaagttatgaaagCGTACAATAAGAAACAG GAGAGTGAAGCCGATGATGTTGAGGAGGAATCTGATAAGTCAAAGTCTGAAGTAGATGAGGAAAGTGGGCAG gaagatgatgaagaagaagacgacgacgatgaagatgatgattga